A section of the Metabacillus endolithicus genome encodes:
- a CDS encoding uroporphyrinogen-III synthase translates to MKRLTGKTIALAGQRKSEELSKLVENLGGAALIRPAQGTVFLDDTNVEKEIKALIDGNFNWLIFTTGIGTDKLYQTAVNMGLGDRFIEALNSAKIAARGYKTVNVLKKLGIQPDVRDDDGSTAGLVRELRAHSFSGLSVALQLHGDPAPILIEFLKEQGADYREILPYQHIPPKPEVMEQLVSEILDGKIDAVNFTSTPQARFLMAYAKEKGVEKEVLHAFSTNVMAVSVGKVTAQALREVGITRMVVPEEERMGSAIIALVNYYKQEEENK, encoded by the coding sequence ATGAAACGATTAACTGGCAAAACAATTGCTCTTGCAGGTCAGCGTAAATCAGAGGAGCTTAGTAAGCTAGTAGAAAACCTTGGTGGCGCTGCACTAATTAGACCGGCACAGGGAACAGTTTTTTTAGATGATACAAATGTTGAAAAAGAAATAAAGGCCTTAATAGATGGGAATTTTAACTGGTTGATTTTTACAACTGGAATTGGAACGGATAAGCTTTACCAAACCGCGGTAAACATGGGGTTAGGTGACCGATTTATTGAGGCGCTGAATAGTGCTAAAATTGCGGCAAGAGGCTATAAGACGGTGAATGTTCTTAAAAAGCTTGGAATACAACCAGATGTAAGGGATGATGATGGAAGTACAGCTGGATTAGTGAGAGAGTTAAGAGCACATTCATTTTCAGGTTTAAGTGTTGCTCTACAGCTACATGGTGATCCGGCACCGATATTAATTGAATTTCTAAAGGAGCAAGGTGCAGACTATCGAGAAATTTTACCTTATCAGCATATCCCGCCAAAGCCTGAAGTGATGGAGCAGCTTGTAAGTGAAATACTTGATGGAAAAATAGATGCTGTTAACTTTACAAGCACTCCTCAAGCGAGATTTTTAATGGCTTATGCAAAGGAAAAAGGTGTGGAAAAGGAAGTTTTACATGCATTCTCTACGAATGTTATGGCAGTATCTGTTGGAAAAGTAACCGCACAAGCATTGCGTGAGGTTGGCATTACGAGAATGGTTGTTCCTGAGGAAGAAAGAATGGGAAGTGCAATCATTGCACTTGTAAACTATTATAAGCAAGAAGAAGAGAATAAGTAA
- a CDS encoding aldo/keto reductase, translated as MKYRQLGDTDLKISELSFGTWAIGGSWGKSDDQEALRGLERAMDEGVNFFDTADVYGDGHSEELLAKATKGKEDKIHIATKFCRAGDIFDPETYSEKAVTEYCEASLKRLQRDTIDLYQIHCAPFEILKSGQVFEVLDKLQQQGKIRHYGVSVETVEEGLFCLDQANVKALQVIFNIFRQKAIPELLPQAKEKGVGLLARVPLASGLLTGKFTNGAKFEEDDHRNFNKDGEHFNVGETFAGVEFSKGVELSQQLEWISEGRGNMARAALRWILDHEEITTVIPGFKTVKQVEDNLQATEVPSFSEAELKKLTEFYQDSIHPNVRGVY; from the coding sequence ATGAAATATCGTCAGCTAGGAGATACAGATCTAAAAATTAGTGAATTAAGCTTTGGAACATGGGCTATTGGTGGATCATGGGGTAAATCAGATGATCAGGAAGCATTAAGAGGTCTAGAGCGTGCAATGGATGAAGGTGTTAACTTCTTCGACACAGCTGATGTATATGGTGATGGACATAGTGAGGAATTACTTGCAAAAGCAACAAAAGGAAAAGAAGATAAAATACATATTGCCACAAAGTTTTGCCGTGCAGGTGATATTTTTGACCCTGAAACATATTCGGAAAAAGCTGTTACTGAATACTGTGAGGCAAGTTTAAAGCGTCTTCAACGTGACACAATTGATCTTTATCAAATTCATTGTGCCCCTTTTGAAATCTTAAAAAGTGGACAGGTTTTTGAAGTTTTAGATAAGCTTCAACAACAAGGGAAAATCCGTCATTACGGTGTGAGTGTTGAAACAGTAGAAGAAGGATTATTTTGTTTAGATCAAGCAAATGTGAAGGCACTACAAGTTATTTTTAATATTTTCCGTCAAAAAGCCATCCCTGAGTTGCTTCCACAGGCAAAGGAAAAAGGTGTAGGCTTATTAGCTCGTGTACCTTTAGCAAGTGGCTTATTAACGGGTAAATTCACAAATGGAGCTAAATTTGAAGAAGATGATCACCGCAATTTCAATAAAGACGGCGAACACTTCAATGTTGGTGAAACGTTTGCCGGTGTAGAATTCTCTAAGGGTGTTGAGCTAAGTCAACAGCTGGAATGGATTTCAGAAGGCCGTGGCAATATGGCAAGAGCAGCACTTCGCTGGATTCTTGATCATGAAGAAATCACAACCGTTATCCCTGGTTTTAAAACAGTGAAGCAAGTTGAAGATAATTTACAAGCAACAGAAGTGCCTTCATTTAGTGAGGCTGAGCTGAAGAAGCTTACTGAGTTTTATCAAGATAGCATTCATCCGAATGTTCGTGGGGTTTATTAA
- a CDS encoding DinB family protein yields MTQKSALITGWMSHRKVLLEIVGKLEDQHVSYKPWEGAMSLSELVLHMTSAMGMFAQTVKNGTFTPPAAQPEVNTINELKETIQKETEETKSQLESLTDDQLAQIVEFAGMQMPGIALLESGKDHEIHHKGQLFTYARLVGVEELPFFINRS; encoded by the coding sequence ATGACACAAAAAAGTGCATTAATCACCGGCTGGATGAGTCACCGTAAAGTCCTGCTTGAAATCGTGGGAAAATTAGAGGATCAACATGTTTCTTACAAACCATGGGAAGGGGCTATGTCACTTTCCGAACTTGTTTTACATATGACAAGTGCAATGGGTATGTTTGCACAAACTGTGAAGAACGGCACCTTCACACCACCGGCTGCACAACCAGAGGTGAACACGATTAACGAATTAAAAGAAACTATACAAAAGGAAACTGAGGAAACAAAGTCTCAGTTAGAGTCTCTTACAGATGATCAACTTGCCCAAATCGTTGAGTTTGCTGGAATGCAAATGCCTGGAATTGCTTTGCTTGAAAGTGGAAAAGATCATGAAATTCACCACAAAGGCCAATTGTTCACATATGCTCGATTAGTAGGGGTAGAGGAGCTACCATTCTTTATCAATCGCTCATAA
- the purU gene encoding formyltetrahydrofolate deformylase produces MNAFIKNQIEHFQEKNQNRGRLLVSCPDQPGIVSAISKFLFEHNANIIESSQYSTNPEGGTFFIRIEFECPNLKDKAQRMEVEFNQIAEQFSMDWNFTHVYNLKKVAIFVSKELHCLLELLWEWQSGDLMADISLVVSNHEEAREVVESLNIPFYYIPANKDIREQVEDQQLKLLKEHDIDLIILARYMQILTPKFVSANPNKIINIHHSFLPAFVGARPYERAYGRGVKLIGATSHYVTNDLDEGPIIEQDISRVDHRDNVDSLKKIGRNVERSVLARAVKWHLEDRILVHENKTIVF; encoded by the coding sequence ATGAATGCATTTATAAAAAATCAAATTGAACATTTTCAGGAAAAAAACCAAAATCGTGGTCGTTTATTAGTTAGCTGTCCGGACCAGCCTGGTATTGTTTCAGCTATTTCAAAATTTTTATTTGAACACAATGCTAATATTATTGAGTCAAGTCAGTACTCTACAAATCCAGAGGGCGGAACTTTCTTTATTCGCATTGAATTTGAATGTCCAAATTTAAAAGATAAAGCACAAAGGATGGAGGTAGAGTTCAATCAAATTGCAGAACAATTTTCAATGGACTGGAACTTCACACATGTATACAATTTGAAAAAAGTGGCGATTTTCGTCTCAAAAGAATTGCACTGCTTACTTGAACTCCTCTGGGAATGGCAAAGCGGCGACTTAATGGCAGATATCTCGCTTGTCGTTAGTAACCATGAAGAAGCAAGAGAAGTCGTTGAATCACTTAATATCCCGTTCTACTACATCCCTGCAAACAAAGATATTCGTGAGCAAGTAGAAGATCAACAGCTTAAGCTTTTAAAAGAACACGATATTGACTTAATTATTTTGGCGCGTTATATGCAAATTTTAACGCCGAAGTTTGTATCAGCAAATCCGAACAAAATTATTAACATCCACCATTCCTTCTTACCAGCTTTCGTTGGTGCAAGACCATATGAAAGAGCATACGGACGTGGTGTGAAGTTAATCGGAGCAACGTCACATTATGTAACAAATGACCTTGATGAAGGTCCAATTATTGAACAAGATATTAGCCGTGTTGATCATCGTGATAATGTGGACAGCTTGAAAAAAATCGGTCGTAACGTTGAAAGAAGTGTGTTAGCAAGAGCAGTAAAATGGCATCTTGAAGACCGTATTCTTGTGCATGAAAACAAAACAATTGTGTTTTAA
- a CDS encoding MFS transporter: MNSQEKQPIWTQGFISIFLSNFFIFVAFYGLLTSLPIYVVDELGRSSVDAGLIITIFMLSAIIVRPFSGKLIQDFGKKKTLMISMILFTIFSFMYLLVENYALLLVLRFVHGIWFSIASTATGAIAADIVPLKRRGEGLGYFAMSMNLAVVCGPFISLTLLQYVSFSILFLVLASLITFGVLFTAFSKMKEVKKTTAQAEKKRLQFSDLIDQKALPIAFVGSLVAFTYSSVLSFISMYAKDLNLIEAASYFFLVFAVAMIIARPFSGRLYDSKGPNVVIYPALALFMIGLLFLSIAHSAFMLLFAGAFIGLGYGTVVPCLQTLAIQATDHHRSSHATATFFTLFDTGIATGSFVLGIVVAQLGYETLYLLAGLFLILVIFMYKLVQSRKKATSPALEWQESSL; encoded by the coding sequence ATGAATTCTCAAGAAAAACAGCCGATTTGGACACAAGGCTTTATTAGTATCTTTTTAAGTAATTTTTTTATATTTGTTGCATTTTATGGTCTGCTTACATCTTTGCCAATCTATGTGGTTGATGAACTCGGACGCTCAAGCGTTGACGCCGGTTTAATTATTACAATATTTATGTTGTCTGCGATTATTGTGCGGCCTTTTTCAGGGAAGCTGATTCAGGATTTCGGGAAGAAAAAAACATTGATGATCAGTATGATTTTATTTACCATTTTTTCTTTTATGTATCTATTGGTTGAGAATTATGCCCTTTTATTAGTATTACGATTTGTTCATGGCATCTGGTTCAGCATTGCTTCTACAGCTACTGGTGCGATTGCTGCAGATATTGTACCTCTAAAAAGACGTGGTGAAGGACTTGGATATTTCGCCATGTCAATGAACCTAGCCGTTGTTTGTGGTCCGTTCATTTCACTTACTCTATTACAATATGTATCTTTTTCAATTCTTTTTCTTGTTCTAGCTTCATTAATAACATTCGGTGTACTGTTTACAGCTTTTAGTAAAATGAAGGAAGTTAAGAAGACAACTGCTCAAGCTGAGAAGAAACGCCTGCAATTCAGCGATTTAATTGATCAAAAGGCCCTTCCAATTGCATTTGTAGGGAGCTTAGTTGCATTTACGTATTCAAGTGTTCTTTCATTTATTTCGATGTATGCCAAAGACTTAAATTTAATAGAAGCAGCAAGTTACTTTTTCCTTGTGTTTGCCGTAGCTATGATTATTGCACGACCATTCAGTGGTCGTTTGTATGATTCAAAGGGGCCAAATGTTGTGATATACCCTGCTTTGGCTTTATTTATGATCGGTTTATTGTTTTTAAGTATTGCGCACAGCGCCTTTATGCTGCTTTTTGCCGGAGCATTTATTGGCTTAGGTTACGGAACTGTTGTGCCTTGCCTCCAAACACTGGCTATTCAAGCAACAGATCATCATCGCAGCAGTCATGCAACAGCAACATTTTTCACTCTTTTTGATACCGGAATTGCGACCGGTTCATTCGTTTTAGGAATCGTGGTTGCTCAATTAGGCTATGAAACATTGTATCTTTTAGCTGGCTTGTTTTTAATACTCGTTATTTTCATGTATAAGTTGGTTCAAAGTAGAAAGAAAGCCACTTCACCTGCGCTAGAGTGGCAGGAATCGAGCTTATAA
- a CDS encoding NAD(P)-dependent malic enzyme, producing MSTLREEAIKMHKDNKGKLGVHSKVPVRNAKDLSLAYSPGVAEPCLDIHEDESKAYEYTMKGNLVAVVSNGTAVLGLGNIGPKAAMPVMEGKALLFKSFADVDAFPICLDTTDSDKIVETVKLLEPTFGGVNLEDIAAPHCFEIEERLKKACDIPIFHDDQHGTAIVTAAGLINALKLADKKIENISVVVNGAGAAGVAIVKLLLHMGVKDVVLCDTKGIIYEGRSVGMNSFKEELAAMTNKDQKQGNLADALEGADVFVGVSVAGAVTKEMVASMNQDPIIFAMANPVPEIMPNEAKEAGALVVGTGRSDFPNQVNNVLAFPGIFRGALDVQAKEINEEMKLAAVYAIAELISEQDLSSDYVIPDPFDRRVVAYVASAVAKAAMDSGVARKQINTDELKNRLLTLVEEKQAVLS from the coding sequence ATGTCAACTTTACGTGAAGAAGCAATAAAGATGCATAAGGATAATAAAGGTAAGCTAGGAGTGCACTCTAAGGTTCCTGTTCGAAATGCTAAAGATCTAAGCTTAGCTTATTCTCCAGGTGTTGCAGAGCCATGCTTGGACATTCATGAAGACGAAAGCAAGGCATATGAGTATACAATGAAGGGTAATTTAGTTGCGGTTGTTTCTAATGGTACGGCTGTACTTGGCCTTGGTAATATTGGACCAAAAGCAGCAATGCCTGTTATGGAAGGAAAAGCATTATTATTTAAATCATTTGCTGATGTGGATGCTTTTCCAATTTGTTTAGACACAACAGATTCAGATAAGATTGTAGAAACAGTTAAGCTATTAGAACCAACCTTTGGTGGAGTGAATTTAGAGGATATTGCAGCTCCACATTGCTTTGAGATTGAAGAAAGATTAAAGAAAGCATGCGATATTCCAATCTTCCATGATGATCAACATGGTACGGCAATTGTGACTGCTGCTGGACTTATTAATGCTCTAAAGCTAGCAGATAAAAAAATAGAAAACATCTCAGTGGTTGTAAATGGTGCGGGTGCTGCAGGTGTTGCGATTGTAAAGCTGCTTCTTCATATGGGTGTGAAGGATGTTGTTTTATGTGATACAAAGGGGATTATTTATGAAGGTCGTTCTGTAGGAATGAATTCATTTAAAGAAGAATTGGCAGCTATGACAAATAAAGACCAAAAGCAAGGGAACTTAGCCGATGCTCTTGAAGGAGCAGATGTATTTGTTGGTGTATCTGTTGCAGGAGCTGTTACAAAGGAAATGGTTGCATCAATGAATCAAGATCCAATTATTTTTGCAATGGCGAACCCTGTACCGGAGATTATGCCGAATGAAGCGAAAGAAGCAGGAGCACTTGTTGTAGGAACAGGACGATCTGATTTTCCTAACCAAGTGAATAATGTCCTTGCCTTCCCTGGAATCTTCCGTGGTGCACTAGATGTTCAAGCAAAAGAAATTAATGAAGAAATGAAGCTTGCAGCTGTTTATGCAATTGCTGAGTTAATTTCAGAACAAGATTTATCGAGTGATTACGTAATACCGGATCCATTTGACCGAAGAGTAGTTGCATACGTTGCATCAGCTGTTGCAAAGGCAGCAATGGATTCAGGTGTGGCTCGTAAACAAATAAATACAGATGAATTAAAAAATCGCTTGTTAACATTAGTAGAAGAAAAACAAGCTGTTTTATCATAA
- a CDS encoding MarR family winged helix-turn-helix transcriptional regulator: MTKEINEYLQKHDLYSSQWSILYCLKTNGPMTQSDIWRYLNVEAPTVTRTLVKLEEGGWISRTSGNDKRERLVSLTEKALESFPAVEEDVKRFEREMTLRLTDREQDQLFTLLAKLGKTE; this comes from the coding sequence ATGACAAAAGAGATTAATGAATACTTACAAAAACATGACCTCTACAGCTCACAATGGTCTATTCTTTATTGCCTAAAAACAAACGGTCCTATGACCCAAAGTGATATATGGCGTTATTTAAACGTAGAAGCACCTACAGTAACAAGAACACTCGTTAAGCTCGAAGAAGGCGGCTGGATAAGTCGTACTTCTGGAAATGACAAACGTGAACGACTTGTTTCTCTTACAGAAAAAGCGCTTGAATCATTTCCTGCAGTTGAAGAAGATGTAAAAAGGTTTGAAAGAGAAATGACCTTAAGGCTTACAGATCGGGAGCAGGATCAGTTATTTACCTTATTAGCGAAACTCGGAAAAACAGAATAA
- a CDS encoding threonine/serine exporter family protein, protein MSVDQNQTFDIIDVCLLAGKIMLRSGAETYRVEDTMMRIAAAYGIKETHSYVTPTGIIFSVSSKTPTQLVRIVDRSTDLQKVAKVNGVSRQISNGELSVEEAYTHLKEIELDAHAYPIWVQIGAASIASGCFLIMFQGGWTDFLPAVIAGGIGLSSLIYLHRLVEIKFFAEFLASLIIGVISVLFVTLNIGAELDKIIIGSVMPLVPGLLITNAVRDLMAGHLVSGISKGAEAFLTAFAIGAGVAVVFSFY, encoded by the coding sequence GTGAGCGTTGACCAAAACCAAACCTTTGATATTATTGATGTTTGCTTGTTAGCCGGGAAAATCATGCTTCGTAGCGGGGCTGAAACGTACCGGGTGGAAGATACAATGATGAGAATAGCAGCAGCTTATGGGATTAAGGAAACTCATAGCTATGTAACGCCAACAGGAATCATTTTTTCTGTAAGCAGTAAAACCCCCACACAGCTTGTGAGAATTGTTGATCGTTCTACCGATTTGCAAAAGGTTGCAAAAGTAAATGGAGTTTCGAGACAAATAAGCAACGGGGAATTGTCTGTTGAAGAGGCATATACTCACTTAAAAGAAATTGAGCTGGATGCTCATGCCTACCCGATTTGGGTGCAAATTGGGGCAGCTTCGATCGCTAGTGGTTGCTTTTTAATTATGTTTCAAGGTGGCTGGACTGACTTTCTTCCAGCAGTCATAGCGGGTGGAATCGGACTTTCGAGTTTAATCTATCTTCATCGATTAGTCGAAATAAAGTTCTTTGCTGAATTTTTAGCATCACTTATCATAGGCGTAATATCTGTTTTATTTGTCACACTTAATATCGGTGCTGAGCTGGATAAGATTATCATCGGCTCTGTTATGCCGTTAGTACCTGGTTTGCTCATTACGAACGCAGTGAGAGACCTCATGGCAGGTCATTTAGTATCAGGAATATCTAAGGGAGCAGAAGCCTTTTTAACCGCATTTGCCATTGGAGCAGGTGTTGCGGTTGTTTTCTCGTTTTATTAA